A region from the Citrobacter telavivensis genome encodes:
- a CDS encoding HAD-IC family P-type ATPase, with product MPNSNRLHSAPCAGKKPYQLTVEEVLKNQQSQPSGLTHDEASARLARDGLNALPEKAGKPAWLRFLAHFHDVLIYVLIAAAALTAVMGHWVDTAVILGVAVINAMIGHIQENNAEKSLKSIRNMLSASAVVVRNGQHETVATTDLVVGDIVVLRAGDRIPADLRVMEAHNLRVEEAILTGESTVVDKTADALAGELPLGDRKNLLFSGTTISAGAGLGVVIATGEATELGHINQMMTGIEKHRTPLLVQMDKLGKAIFSLILAMMAGLFIFSLLLRDMPMSELLLSLISLAVAAVPEGLPAIISIILSLGVQTMARKRAIIRKLPTVETLGAMSVICSDKTGTLTMNEMTVKAIITADKNYRVQGNSYEPTGEIHVEEDDALAEIAPGSLLENYLRTIDLCNDSQLIRDDQGHWGITGGPTEGALKVLAAKAMLPAVECELRSKIPFDSQYKYMATHYRIGNDERVLVTGAPDVLFKLCQLQQTANGTEAFTQPHWEAEIARYAKEGLRMVAAAWKPARADASTLTHDCLNEGLIFLGIAGMMDPPRPEAIAAIGACQQAGIRVKMITGDHPQTAMSIGGMLGIHNSCHAVTGYELEQMDDAELAEAAVTYDIFARTSPEHKLRLVKALQEKGEIVGMTGDGVNDAPALKQADVGIAMGIKGTEVTKEAADMVLTDDNFATIASAVQEGRRVYDNLKKTILFIMPTNLAQGLLIVVALLAGNLIPLTPVLILWMNMATSATLSFGLAFEAGERNIMRRPPRQSNENVMDGFAIWRVGFVGTLIAACAFTLEAWLQPRGHSPEFIRTVLLQTLVTAQWVYMLNCRVSDGFSLGRGLLMNKGIWLVSGILLLLQLAIIYVPFLQMLFGTEALPLRYWGITFAIGIALFFIVEIEKPLTRKFRRK from the coding sequence ATGCCGAACAGCAATCGTCTCCATTCTGCGCCATGCGCTGGAAAAAAGCCGTACCAGCTGACCGTTGAGGAGGTTCTGAAAAATCAACAGAGCCAACCTTCCGGGCTGACTCATGATGAGGCCAGCGCACGTCTTGCCAGGGATGGTCTTAACGCACTGCCTGAAAAAGCCGGCAAACCCGCCTGGCTACGCTTTCTGGCCCATTTTCACGATGTCCTGATCTACGTCCTGATTGCCGCAGCGGCACTCACCGCCGTAATGGGGCACTGGGTGGATACTGCCGTCATCCTCGGCGTCGCAGTGATCAACGCCATGATAGGTCACATTCAGGAAAACAACGCGGAAAAATCACTAAAAAGTATCCGCAATATGCTCTCCGCTTCTGCTGTGGTGGTACGAAACGGGCAACATGAGACGGTCGCGACCACCGATCTGGTCGTTGGCGATATCGTGGTGCTGCGCGCGGGCGACCGCATCCCCGCCGATCTTCGCGTCATGGAAGCCCATAACCTGCGGGTTGAAGAGGCCATCCTGACCGGCGAATCTACCGTTGTGGATAAAACGGCAGACGCGCTGGCAGGCGAGTTGCCGCTGGGCGATCGCAAAAACCTGCTGTTCTCTGGTACAACGATTAGCGCCGGTGCCGGGCTTGGCGTGGTGATCGCCACCGGGGAAGCGACGGAACTGGGCCATATCAACCAGATGATGACCGGGATCGAGAAGCACCGCACGCCGCTACTGGTGCAGATGGATAAACTCGGCAAAGCGATTTTCTCCCTCATTCTCGCCATGATGGCCGGTCTGTTTATCTTCAGCCTGTTGCTACGCGATATGCCAATGAGCGAGCTGCTGCTTTCGTTAATCAGCCTTGCTGTCGCGGCCGTTCCGGAAGGTTTACCGGCGATTATCTCGATCATCCTGTCGCTGGGTGTGCAGACCATGGCCCGCAAACGCGCGATCATCCGCAAACTGCCTACCGTTGAAACGCTGGGGGCCATGTCGGTGATCTGTTCCGATAAGACTGGCACCCTGACCATGAACGAGATGACGGTCAAAGCCATCATCACGGCGGATAAAAATTACCGCGTGCAGGGCAACAGCTACGAGCCAACGGGCGAGATCCACGTCGAGGAAGATGACGCGCTGGCAGAGATTGCGCCAGGCAGCCTGCTTGAAAACTATCTGCGCACGATTGACCTGTGTAACGACAGCCAGCTGATTCGCGATGATCAGGGTCACTGGGGGATTACCGGCGGCCCCACGGAGGGGGCGCTGAAAGTGCTGGCCGCCAAAGCCATGCTACCTGCCGTCGAGTGCGAACTGCGCAGTAAAATTCCGTTCGATTCCCAGTACAAATACATGGCGACGCACTATCGCATCGGCAACGACGAGCGCGTGCTGGTGACCGGAGCGCCGGATGTGCTGTTTAAACTCTGCCAGTTGCAGCAAACCGCGAACGGTACGGAAGCCTTTACCCAGCCGCACTGGGAGGCCGAAATTGCCCGCTATGCCAAAGAAGGTCTGCGGATGGTGGCCGCCGCCTGGAAACCCGCGCGTGCCGATGCCAGTACGCTGACTCATGACTGTCTGAACGAGGGGCTCATTTTCCTCGGCATCGCCGGGATGATGGATCCGCCGCGCCCGGAAGCCATTGCGGCGATCGGCGCCTGCCAGCAGGCCGGGATCCGCGTCAAAATGATCACTGGCGATCACCCGCAAACCGCCATGAGCATCGGCGGCATGTTGGGTATCCATAACAGCTGCCACGCGGTGACGGGCTATGAGCTCGAGCAGATGGATGATGCTGAACTCGCCGAAGCGGCTGTCACCTACGATATCTTTGCCCGTACCAGCCCGGAACATAAATTGCGTCTGGTAAAAGCCCTGCAAGAGAAAGGCGAGATCGTCGGCATGACCGGCGATGGCGTGAACGATGCCCCGGCGCTGAAGCAGGCCGACGTGGGGATCGCGATGGGTATTAAAGGCACCGAAGTGACGAAAGAAGCCGCCGACATGGTGCTGACGGACGATAACTTCGCGACCATCGCCAGCGCGGTACAGGAAGGGCGACGCGTCTACGACAACCTGAAGAAAACCATTCTGTTTATCATGCCCACTAACCTGGCGCAGGGTCTGCTGATCGTCGTCGCGCTACTGGCTGGCAATTTGATCCCCCTGACTCCGGTACTGATCTTGTGGATGAACATGGCGACCTCTGCCACGCTGTCATTCGGTCTGGCGTTTGAAGCCGGTGAGCGAAACATCATGCGCCGCCCACCGCGTCAGAGTAACGAGAACGTGATGGATGGCTTTGCTATCTGGCGCGTCGGTTTTGTCGGCACGCTGATTGCCGCCTGTGCCTTTACGCTGGAAGCCTGGCTGCAGCCGCGCGGTCACAGCCCGGAATTCATCCGTACGGTCCTGTTGCAAACGCTGGTGACGGCGCAGTGGGTATACATGCTTAACTGCCGCGTCTCCGATGGCTTCTCGCTGGGTCGTGGACTGTTGATGAATAAAGGCATCTGGCTGGTCAGCGGTATTCTGTTGCTGCTGCAGTTGGCGATTATCTATGTGCCGTTCCTGCAAATGCTGTTTGGTACCGAAGCCCTGCCGCTGCGCTACTGGGGAATTACCTTTGCCATCGGCATCGCGCTATTCTTCATTGTTGAGATTGAGAAACCGCTCACCCGCAAATTCCGCCGGAAATAA
- a CDS encoding EAL domain-containing protein, translated as MNHRARRKMLRFLGIIMVVLLPVMLALWFAQLRATSQTSRQLSTFAHLALDKTELVVLQADLARDAAEQYQGQACTPAHQQRMLNIIRGRLYINELIYAQGDRFLCSTVMAPSEPYIMPTADYKRKPNISIYYFRDTPFFTGYKMTYMQRGNYVAVINPLSYSEVMSEDPEMAWGVYDTVTNTFFSVSEQAWVAQLLPLVQRHQSVFQQDGHFYTIAHSDKRPIAVIVSTSMQRFYQNLYQQLLITLPLAVISSILLLMFWSRARRQYYSPRRMLQRALKQRQLCLHYQPIIDIKNEKCVGAEALLRWPGCKGQVMSPAEFIPLAEKEGMIAQITDYVVEEVFSDMGTFLAANPQLYISINLSASDFHSSRLIAMIADKAREHAVLAQQIKVEVTERGFIDVPKTTPVIQAFRQAGYEVAIDDFGTGYSNLHNLYSLNVDILKIDKSFIDTLTTNSTSHLIAEHIIEMAQSLRLKTIAEGVETADQVSWLLKRGVQYCQGWHFAKALPPQDFIHWLQQPPALLMQRGQ; from the coding sequence ATGAATCATCGGGCGCGACGCAAGATGCTGAGGTTCCTCGGGATAATCATGGTGGTTTTGCTCCCCGTGATGCTGGCGCTATGGTTTGCCCAGTTGCGAGCCACCTCTCAAACCAGTAGGCAACTGAGCACCTTTGCCCATTTGGCTTTAGATAAAACAGAACTGGTTGTTTTACAGGCTGATTTAGCGCGTGATGCCGCTGAACAGTACCAGGGGCAGGCGTGTACACCGGCGCATCAACAACGGATGTTGAATATTATCCGTGGGCGCCTGTATATCAACGAGTTAATTTATGCACAGGGCGATCGTTTTTTATGCTCTACGGTAATGGCACCGTCAGAGCCCTATATTATGCCGACGGCAGACTATAAACGAAAACCTAATATCTCCATTTATTACTTTCGCGATACGCCTTTTTTTACCGGTTATAAAATGACGTATATGCAACGCGGAAACTATGTCGCGGTGATCAACCCGCTGTCATATAGTGAAGTGATGTCCGAAGACCCCGAAATGGCCTGGGGGGTATATGACACCGTGACCAATACCTTTTTCTCCGTCAGCGAACAGGCCTGGGTGGCACAACTGTTGCCACTGGTCCAGCGTCATCAATCTGTCTTTCAGCAGGACGGTCACTTTTATACCATCGCCCACTCGGATAAACGGCCCATTGCCGTGATTGTGTCGACCTCGATGCAGCGGTTTTATCAGAACCTGTATCAGCAGTTGCTGATCACCCTTCCGCTGGCGGTCATCAGTAGCATTCTGTTGTTAATGTTCTGGTCGCGGGCGCGTCGGCAATACTACTCCCCGCGTCGTATGCTCCAGCGCGCGCTTAAGCAACGCCAGCTCTGCCTGCACTATCAGCCGATCATTGATATCAAAAATGAGAAATGCGTGGGGGCGGAAGCGCTGCTGCGCTGGCCGGGCTGCAAGGGTCAGGTCATGAGTCCGGCCGAGTTCATCCCGCTGGCGGAAAAAGAGGGGATGATCGCGCAGATAACCGACTATGTGGTGGAAGAAGTGTTCAGCGATATGGGGACATTTCTGGCTGCCAACCCGCAGTTGTATATCTCTATCAACCTTTCCGCGTCGGATTTCCACTCTTCGCGACTGATTGCCATGATTGCGGATAAAGCGCGCGAACACGCCGTGCTTGCACAACAAATTAAAGTGGAAGTGACTGAACGAGGATTTATCGATGTGCCGAAAACCACGCCGGTGATCCAGGCATTTCGCCAGGCGGGCTATGAAGTGGCGATTGATGATTTCGGCACCGGCTACTCTAACCTGCACAACCTCTATTCACTCAACGTCGATATTCTTAAGATCGACAAGTCCTTTATCGATACGCTGACCACCAACAGTACCAGCCATCTGATTGCGGAACATATCATTGAGATGGCGCAAAGCCTGCGTCTTAAAACCATCGCGGAAGGCGTGGAGACGGCGGATCAGGTGAGCTGGTTACTTAAACGCGGGGTGCAGTACTGTCAGGGGTGGCACTTCGCGAAGGCGCTGCCGCCGCAGGACTTCATTCACTGGTTGCAACAACCGCCCGCACTCCTGATGCAGCGCGGACAGTAA
- the soxS gene encoding superoxide response transcriptional regulator SoxS, with product MSHQQIIQTLIEWIDEHIDQPLNIDVVAKKSGYSKWYLQRMFRTVMRQTLGDYIRQRRLLLAAVELRNTERPIFDIAMDLGYVSQQTFSRVFRREFDRTPSDYRHRL from the coding sequence ATGTCCCATCAGCAAATTATTCAAACCCTTATTGAATGGATTGATGAACATATCGACCAACCGCTGAATATTGATGTGGTCGCAAAAAAATCAGGTTATTCAAAGTGGTATTTACAGAGGATGTTCCGCACGGTGATGCGCCAGACGCTGGGTGACTATATCCGTCAGCGCCGACTTCTGTTAGCCGCCGTTGAACTGCGCAACACCGAAAGACCGATATTCGATATTGCGATGGATTTAGGCTATGTGTCGCAGCAGACGTTTTCCCGCGTGTTTCGCCGGGAATTTGATCGCACCCCCAGCGACTACCGTCACCGCCTGTAG
- the soxR gene encoding redox-sensitive transcriptional activator SoxR, protein MEKKLPRIKAMLTPGEVAKRSGVAVSALHFYESKGLISSIRNSGNQRRYRRDVLRYVAIIKIAQRIGIPLATISEALGVLPEGHTLSAKEWKQLSSQWREELDRRIHTLVALRDELDGCIGCGCLSRKDCPLRNPGDRLGEEGTGARLLEDEQN, encoded by the coding sequence ATGGAAAAGAAATTACCCCGTATAAAAGCGATGCTCACGCCGGGAGAAGTGGCAAAGCGCAGCGGCGTGGCGGTTTCCGCACTGCATTTCTATGAAAGCAAAGGGCTGATCAGCAGTATCCGCAACAGCGGCAATCAGCGCAGATATCGGCGTGATGTGCTGCGTTATGTCGCGATTATCAAAATTGCCCAGCGAATCGGCATCCCGCTGGCGACCATCAGCGAAGCGTTGGGCGTGCTGCCGGAGGGCCATACCCTCAGCGCTAAAGAGTGGAAGCAACTCTCTTCGCAATGGCGCGAGGAGCTGGACCGGCGCATTCATACGCTGGTGGCGCTGCGTGACGAACTCGATGGCTGTATTGGCTGTGGCTGTTTATCGCGTAAAGACTGTCCGTTGCGTAACCCAGGGGATCGGTTGGGCGAAGAGGGCACGGGCGCACGCCTGCTGGAGGATGAACAAAACTAA
- a CDS encoding glutathione S-transferase produces the protein MLTVHHLNQSRSQRILWALEELSLPYQIVRYQREKSMLAPPALKKIHPLGKSPVVEDNGAILAESGAILDYLQDTYDSEGRFKPNEAEPKRQYRFWLHYAEGSLMPLLLMKLVFVSLGKPPMPFGLRTLGGALGQGVQKAYLNPQLETHARFIDAHLAERPWFAGEHLSMADIQMSFPLFALLARGGIADLPHIREWKKRVEMRPAWQRAIQQGGPFEIPGG, from the coding sequence ATGCTGACGGTGCATCATTTAAACCAGTCCCGCTCACAGCGCATTCTCTGGGCGCTGGAGGAGTTGTCGCTGCCTTACCAGATTGTTCGCTATCAGCGTGAAAAGAGTATGCTCGCCCCGCCTGCCCTGAAGAAAATCCATCCGCTGGGTAAATCCCCGGTAGTTGAAGATAACGGTGCAATCCTCGCGGAATCAGGGGCCATTCTCGACTATTTGCAGGACACCTACGACAGCGAAGGGCGATTTAAACCGAATGAAGCGGAGCCAAAGCGCCAGTATCGCTTCTGGTTGCACTACGCCGAGGGTTCACTGATGCCGTTGCTGTTAATGAAGCTGGTCTTCGTCAGTCTGGGTAAACCGCCGATGCCCTTTGGTTTGCGCACGCTGGGCGGCGCGCTGGGGCAGGGCGTGCAAAAAGCGTATCTCAATCCGCAACTGGAAACCCATGCGCGCTTTATTGACGCGCATCTTGCTGAGCGGCCATGGTTTGCCGGGGAGCATCTCAGCATGGCGGATATTCAGATGAGTTTCCCCCTGTTTGCACTGCTGGCGCGGGGTGGTATTGCCGATCTTCCCCATATCCGCGAGTGGAAAAAACGTGTGGAGATGCGTCCCGCCTGGCAACGTGCCATCCAGCAGGGGGGACCTTTTGAAATTCCCGGCGGCTGA